The Nitrospirota bacterium genomic interval GCTATGACGAAGGAAAGCGATGCGCCGAAACGCTTTTTTTTGACTACCGGCGCCAGCATAAATTAAAGATAAAAGTGGCTCGGATATTTAATACATATGGTCCTAAAATGCATCCCAACGACGGCAGGGTTGTAAGTAATTTTATACTTCAGGCGCTCAGAGGGGATAACATTACTATTTACGGCAATGGAAAACAGACGAGGAGTTTTTGCTATGCCGACGACCTGATTGACGGCTTGATTAAGCTGATGAGCACGCCTGATGATTTTACGGGACCCGTGAATCTGGGCAATCCGTCTGAATTTACAATCATGGAGCTTGCAAAAAAAATTATACAGCTCACAAAATCCCGCTCAAAAATCGTATTCGAGCCTCTGCCCGAAGACGACCCCACGCAGAGGAAGCCTGACATTACGCTTGCCAAAAGAATTCTTAAATGGCAGCCCAAGGTGCCGCTTGAACAAGGGCTCAAAAAGACAATCGCGTATTTTAAGAAGATAGAAGTGGATGGGGTCAGGTCTTCATTCTTCACTTAACCCATCCCTCTTTTTATCTTTCATTTATTGTTTCAATCCTTATGTTAATTCTTTCACTTCCCGCCAGATACCTTAATCTTTCCTGCATTAGTTGTAGAGTTAATCACAGCGCCCTTACTATCTAAAAGTGTGCAGATATTAAAACCCACTGCGGCGCTGTCTTTTGTCGTCTTGCCGATTACCTTGAATTGCACTACTGCCAGACTCCCTTTGCCTGCCTGAAGCCCGCTTAATGTCATGTCCACTCCTGCCACTCTTAACTCGCCTGCTGTATTTGTATTTGGTGTCACCATCCAGACGGCAGTTAATTTCCCCGCGCTTACTCCGGTAACCTCCAGCACAGATGCGTCATAGG includes:
- a CDS encoding SDR family oxidoreductase; the encoded protein is MKRILVTGGAGFLGSHLCERLLKEGNEVICVDNFYTGTRSNIAQLLKNPYFEVIRHDICFPLYVEVDEIYNLACPASPIHYQFDPVQTTKTSVHGAINMLGLAKRVKAKILQASTSEVYGDPMIHPQPETYWGNVNPIGFRSCYDEGKRCAETLFFDYRRQHKLKIKVARIFNTYGPKMHPNDGRVVSNFILQALRGDNITIYGNGKQTRSFCYADDLIDGLIKLMSTPDDFTGPVNLGNPSEFTIMELAKKIIQLTKSRSKIVFEPLPEDDPTQRKPDITLAKRILKWQPKVPLEQGLKKTIAYFKKIEVDGVRSSFFT